In the genome of Primulina tabacum isolate GXHZ01 chromosome 13, ASM2559414v2, whole genome shotgun sequence, the window ACTGCTTTGTTTGCCTATCATGTCAAAATAGATTGGATGAAGTTTAGGATACAGTAGGTTCTTACTGAAATTAAGCGAGTGTCTGTATGGAACTGCTATAACTCCATACTGTTTATGTAGGTTCCATTGATTTCAGAAAACTTACCATTTGTtctcattttttaattttctttgttTACTGTGGATGATTGTATTGCGATTAGTTTTCATGTCATGAGGAGTTGTTCCATTCGTGTTGAGTAAATCTTCTCTGGAAGCCCGTGTTTATTCACTATTTTCGCTTTTATTTCACTTTTTTTTTACTTCATCCATACTTGTTTTCAGGTGATTAATATTTTTGCTAAAATGGAAGCCAAGTTCTTTCGCTTTCTTAAGATTGTTGGTGTCGGTTTTAAGGCTAGAGCAGAAGCCGAAGGCCGTCTGTTGTACTTGAAACTCGGTTATAGCCACGAGGTTGAACTGACGGTGCCTCCTGCAGTTCGTGTTTTTTGCTTCAAAAACAACGTTGTCTGCTGCACTGGGATTGACAAGGAGAGGGTGCATCAATTTGCTGCTTCCGTTCGTAGTTGCAAGCCTCCCGAAGTATACAAAGGCAAAGGCATAATGTACATTGATGAAGTGATAAAGAAAAAGGATGGGAAGAGGTCTAAATAAAGGGCGGAATTTCGTTTAGTATATGTTATTCATGCTAAACCGATCGTTCTGAATATTTCATCCAATTTCAAGAAAATGGTATTTTCGATTAATTAACTTTGAACATTGCAAACAACTACCCTCGGTGTGTTGCTGCATTCACTCTTCTATTCGTGTGATTCCTTCAGTTTGACGTGCAACAACACAGTAAATTAGTGTTTAATTTTTTGCTTGCATCATGGGTTTCACTGAGGAAGATGATGCAAACCAAACTATAAATAACTCGAttcattttgtttaaaaatgaaaaatatttgaatcaaaatataaatttaaatggcTGAAATATCATGAATTCCAAAAGTTCATCCGAAGTCCATTATTTCCgtctgtaaaaaaaataaaaaagataatAGGGTAACAAGATTTCATGCAgtactatttttaaatttattaaattaaattactaatCAAATTTGGTGCTTTTTTAATCCAATGCATATATATGGGAATTCTTTAGAAAATTGAGTTGAGGAAGAAAGGGGAAGAAATCAGAGATGACTTTGGGTCTGATTAACGCTAATCCGGTGGTTCACGCTAAGAAGGAGAGGCACGCCCGCACCGACGACCCTCACGCCGTCGATCCTCTCGATATCTATGATATCcttccaattttatttttttcaaaagcTAGAATCTTGCTCCATTTTCAATTTGCTTCATGTAAATTACTGTATTGGATTGAATTTT includes:
- the LOC142522628 gene encoding large ribosomal subunit protein uL6m-like isoform X1; its protein translation is MSFIPSLYGDATLCVINIFAKMEAKFFRFLKIVGVGFKARAEAEGRLLYLKLGYSHEVELTVPPAVRVFCFKNNVVCCTGIDKERVHQFAASVRSCKPPEVYKGKGIMYIDEVIKKKDGKRSK
- the LOC142522628 gene encoding large ribosomal subunit protein uL6m-like isoform X2, with product MEAKFFRFLKIVGVGFKARAEAEGRLLYLKLGYSHEVELTVPPAVRVFCFKNNVVCCTGIDKERVHQFAASVRSCKPPEVYKGKGIMYIDEVIKKKDGKRSK